A single window of Bradyrhizobium daqingense DNA harbors:
- a CDS encoding IS256 family transposase, translating into MNEHSNIVPLRQPDEIDDPLTNILRSGARQLLAQAVEMEAEAFLAAMKGLKLPDGRDRLVRHGHGPVRTIQTGIGAVEVARVKIRDRAVTSDGERIRFTSAILPLWARRTKSLDALLPVLYLRGISTGDFQEALAALLGKDAPNLSPAVVSRLTTEWQLEYERWQKRDLSARRYVYVWADGVFLQARMEDHSECMLVLIGATPEGKKELIGFQVGVRESTQSWHELLVEAKTRGLKIAPEIAVGDGALGFWKALDEVFPATRHQRCWVHKTANILNKVAVSVQASMKKDLREVYLASNRASAEVAIDVFAEKYGAKYDKAVECLTKDRDAMLAFYEFPAEHWDHLRTTNPIESVFATVRHRTVRTKGSLSSTTAKLMVFKLLCAASKTWRRLKGTNQLPKVSAGVRFENGIEVIQVPENHAA; encoded by the coding sequence ATGAACGAGCATAGCAACATTGTCCCACTGCGTCAGCCCGATGAGATCGACGATCCACTGACGAATATTTTGCGATCTGGTGCTCGGCAGCTGCTTGCGCAGGCTGTCGAGATGGAAGCCGAGGCGTTTCTCGCCGCGATGAAGGGCTTGAAGCTTCCCGATGGCCGCGACCGCCTCGTGCGGCACGGCCATGGTCCAGTGCGGACGATCCAGACGGGGATCGGCGCCGTCGAAGTCGCCCGGGTAAAGATTCGCGATCGCGCGGTGACCAGCGATGGCGAGCGGATCCGCTTCACCTCGGCGATCCTGCCGTTGTGGGCACGGCGCACGAAGAGCTTGGATGCACTTTTGCCGGTTCTGTACCTGCGAGGCATCTCGACGGGCGACTTCCAGGAGGCGCTGGCGGCGCTCCTGGGCAAGGATGCGCCGAATCTTTCTCCGGCGGTGGTTTCCAGACTGACGACGGAGTGGCAGCTCGAGTACGAGCGTTGGCAGAAGCGCGATCTGTCGGCGCGCCGGTACGTATACGTGTGGGCGGACGGCGTCTTCCTGCAGGCTCGCATGGAAGACCACAGCGAATGCATGCTGGTGCTGATCGGCGCGACGCCGGAAGGCAAGAAGGAACTCATCGGCTTCCAGGTCGGCGTGCGCGAGAGCACGCAGAGCTGGCACGAACTGCTCGTCGAGGCGAAAACCCGTGGGCTGAAGATCGCCCCGGAAATCGCCGTCGGTGACGGCGCGCTCGGCTTCTGGAAGGCGCTCGACGAGGTCTTTCCCGCCACGCGACATCAGCGGTGCTGGGTGCACAAAACCGCGAATATCTTGAACAAAGTCGCAGTGTCGGTACAGGCCAGCATGAAGAAGGATCTGCGCGAGGTCTATTTGGCGTCCAACCGAGCTTCGGCCGAAGTGGCGATCGATGTCTTTGCCGAGAAATACGGAGCGAAGTACGACAAGGCGGTCGAGTGCCTGACGAAAGATCGCGACGCAATGCTTGCGTTCTACGAATTCCCCGCCGAGCATTGGGACCACTTGCGGACGACGAATCCCATCGAAAGCGTGTTCGCGACGGTCCGGCACAGAACGGTGCGCACGAAAGGTTCGTTATCGTCAACGACTGCCAAGTTGATGGTGTTCAAGCTGCTCTGCGCCGCATCAAAGAC